The Apium graveolens cultivar Ventura chromosome 6, ASM990537v1, whole genome shotgun sequence genome contains a region encoding:
- the LOC141666744 gene encoding zinc finger CCCH domain-containing protein 19 isoform X2, with protein MKETSEENLPKEAVGEDWCFVCYEGGDLRICDYKGCFKSYHNYCVEKDEAFLKDEGEWFCASHICCICGKSSNVHCLCCPTSVCRHCIVGSDVVETERGKGFCSKCLTLALMIEEDKSEDSDGNHVDFYDLRTDEGLFKEYWDIINKEEGVTLETLRSADLSMRKGSIKKKVNKRKKHNKKKSSPDFDKHNECEETEISDYDDSSYAKKRKSNQKLGRSKNQMSAMKRKVTRPEFIGWGSKSLVKFLESINVDVSESLSPRNVASIVNRYIRDNKLFHPDKKKQVVCDVNLQSLFKRKTLNKHKISHYLDSHFAENQQSSSDEIVDVSEDENSFVSKRQRKQSEYRKVSEDEKSLVGKRKKIMSEYRKFEAEERFSKPQRRYASICPANINLVYLKRTLVQKLLEEPDTLGVKLTGSFVKVKSDPNDYLQTKPHQLMKVIGTTRDSTDENNLKVLLKVSGSTKPISINTLLESDITEEDCEGFKQCIKGGLVKQPTIAELKDKAIDLHEERMKHVLEKSTSEAR; from the exons ATGAAGGAGACAAGTGAAGAGAATCTCCCTAAGGAAGCTGTTGGAGAAGACTGGTGTTTTGTTTGCTATGAGGGTGGAGACCTTCGAATCTGTGATTATAA GGGTTGCTTTAAATCTTATCATAACTATTGTGTGGAAAAGGACGAGGCATTCCTGAAGGATGAAGGCGAATGGTTTTGCG CTTCACATATCTGCTGTATTTGTGGTAAAAGTTCCAACGTTCATTGCCTTTGCTGCCCAACGTCTGTGTGTCGACACTGCATTGTGGGCTCGGATGTTGTTGAAACTGAAAGGGGAAAAGGATTCTGCAGTAAATGCTTAACTCTGGCCCTAATGATAGAAGAAGACAAGAGTGAAGACTCCGATGGG AATCATGTTGACTTCTACGATTTACGGACAGATGAAGGTCTCTTCAAAGAATATTGGGATATTATAAATAAAGAAGAAGGCGTAACTTTAGAAACCCTACGTTCTGCAGATCTTAGTATGAGGAAGGGCAGCATAAAAAAGAAAGTCAACAAAAGAAAGAAGCACAACAAAAAAAAATCTAGCCCTGATTTTGATAAACATAATGAATGTGAGGAAACCGAGATCTCTGATTATGATGACTCCAGTTATGCGAAGAAGAGAAAGTCAAATCAGAAGTTGGGACGATCAAAGAATCAAATGTCGGCAATGAAACGAAAGGTAACGAGACCAGAGTTCATAGGCTGGGGATCAAAATCTCTGGTAAAATTTTTGGAGTCAATTAATGTCGACGTGAGTGAGAGCTTGTCACCACGCAACGTGGCGTCTATTGTAAATCGCTATATTAGGGATAATAAACTTTTCCATCCAGATAAAAAGAAGCAAGTGGTATGTGATGTAAATTTGCAGTCTCTGTTCAAACGAAAAACTCTGAACAAACACAAAATATCTCACTATTTGGATTCCCACTTTGCTGAGAACCAGCAGTCGTCGTCGGATGAGATTGTAGATGTGTCAGAAGACGAAAATTCTTTTGTCAGTAAAAGGCAGAGGAAACAGAGTGAATATAGAAAGGTGTCAGAAGATGAGAAATCTCTAGTCGGTAAACGGAAGAAAATTATGAGCGAATATAGAAAGTTTGAGGCGGAGGAAAGGTTTAGTAAACCTCAACGCCGTTATGCTTCCATTTGTCCAGCTAACATTAATCTTGTATACTTGAAGAGAACTTTGGTTCAGAAGCTGTTGGAGGAACCTGATACCTTAGGGGTAAAATTGACCGGAAGCTTTGTAAAAGTTAAATCAGATCCTAATGATTACCTCCAGACAAAGCCTCATCAGCTTATGAAAGTCATAG GTACAACAAGGGATTCAACTGACGAAAACAATCTGAAAGTTTTACTCAAGGTTTCGGGATCAACAAAGCCTATAAGTATCAACACTTTATTAGAGTCTGATATCACTGAG GAGGACTGCGAAGGATTTAAACAATGCATTAAAGGAGGACTCGTTAAGCAACCTACTATT